One window of the Spea bombifrons isolate aSpeBom1 chromosome 8, aSpeBom1.2.pri, whole genome shotgun sequence genome contains the following:
- the RXRB gene encoding retinoic acid receptor RXR-beta isoform X2 — MRVCQSPDTSSLSPPSGRSLSATPPLLSAPLHPSMIGSAMTSSVNSPLGSIGSPFPVINCSVGSPGIPGTPSVGYGPVSSPQINSTVNLSGLHNVSSSEDVKPPLGMRGMPNHPNGGAGGGKKLCAICGDRSSGKHYGVYSCEGCKGFFKRTIRKDLTYTCRDNKDCVVDKRQRNRCQYCRYQKCLATGMKREAVQEERQRGRERDGEAELCGTVNEDMPVEKILEAELAVEQKSDQSLEGGGSPSDPVTNICQAADKQLFTLVEWAKRIPHFSELLLDDQVILLRAGWNELLIASFSHRSISVKDGILLATGLHVHRNSAHSAGVGAIFDRVLTELVSKMRDMRMDKTELGCLRAIILFNPDAKGLSNPGDVEVLREKVYASLESYCKQKYPDQQGRFAKLLLRLPALRSIGLKCLEHLFFFKLIGDTPIDTFLMEMLEAPHQLS, encoded by the exons TGTGCCAGAGCCCTGACACCTCCTCTCTCAGCCCCCCCTCAGGCCGCTCGCTCAGCGCCACCCCTCCTCTCCTTTCTGCCCCCTTACATCCTTCCATGATTGGATCTGCGATGACCTCTTCAGTCAATTCTCCCCTGGGGAGCATCGGCTCTCCCTTTCCGGTCATAAACTGTTCCGTGGGGTCACCTGGCATTCCGGGCACCCCGTCTGTTGGGTACGGACCGGTCAGCAGCCCGCAG ATAAATTCCACGGTTAATCTCTCCGGTCTGCATAACGTCAGCTCCTCTGAAGAcgtgaagccccctctgggtATGAGGGGGATGCCAAATCATCCCAATGGTGGAGCAGGTGGTGGAAAGAAGCTGTGTGCTATATGTGGCGACCGCTCTTCAG GGAAGCACTATGGAGTTTACAGCTGTGAGGGATGCAAGGGATTCTTCAAGCGTACGATCCGCAAGGACTTGACCTATACCTGCAGAGACAACAAGGACTGTGTGGTGGATAAAAGGCAGAGGAATCGCTGTCAGTACTGCAGATACCAGAAGTGTCTGGCCACCGGCATGAAGCGAGAAG CTGTGCAGGAAGAGCGCCAGCGTGGGCGGGAACGTGACGGAGAGGCGGAGTTATGCGGCACTGTCAATGAAGATATGCCCGTTGAGAAAATTCTGGAGGCGGAGCTAGCCGTTGAACAGAAGAGTGACCAGAGCCTGGAGGGGGGTGGATCT CCCAGTGATCCAGTCACCAATATCTGCCAAGCAGCGGATAAACAGCTCTTCACGCTGGTCGAATGGGCCAAGCGGATCCCTCACTTCTCAGAACTGCTTCTGGATGATCAGGTTATTCTGCTGAGAGCTG gcTGGAACGAGCTTCTCATAGCCTCCTTTTCGCACCGCTCCATCTCGGTGAAAGACGGCATTTTACTCGCCACCGGTCTGCACGTTCACCGCAACAGTGCGCACAGTGCCGGCGTGGGGGCCATATTCGACAG GGTCCTCACTGAACTTGTGTCTAAGATGAGAGACATGCGCATGGATAAAACTGAACTGGGCTGTCTGCGAGCCATCATTTTGTTCAATCCAG ATGCCAAGGGTTTGTCTAATCCcggggacgtggaggttctacGAGAGAAGGTTTATGCGTCGTTGGAATCTTACTGCAAGCAGAAGTACCCGGACCAGCAGGGAAG GTTTGCGAAGCTGCTACTCCGTCTCCCTGCCTTGCGGTCCATTGGCCTCAAATGCCTCGAGcacctcttcttcttcaaacTCATCGGGGACACTCCAATCGACACTTTTTTGATGGAGATGTTGGAGGCACCTCACCAGCTGTCCTGA
- the RXRB gene encoding retinoic acid receptor RXR-beta isoform X1 translates to MGDSRVCQSPDTSSLSPPSGRSLSATPPLLSAPLHPSMIGSAMTSSVNSPLGSIGSPFPVINCSVGSPGIPGTPSVGYGPVSSPQINSTVNLSGLHNVSSSEDVKPPLGMRGMPNHPNGGAGGGKKLCAICGDRSSGKHYGVYSCEGCKGFFKRTIRKDLTYTCRDNKDCVVDKRQRNRCQYCRYQKCLATGMKREAVQEERQRGRERDGEAELCGTVNEDMPVEKILEAELAVEQKSDQSLEGGGSPSDPVTNICQAADKQLFTLVEWAKRIPHFSELLLDDQVILLRAGWNELLIASFSHRSISVKDGILLATGLHVHRNSAHSAGVGAIFDRVLTELVSKMRDMRMDKTELGCLRAIILFNPDAKGLSNPGDVEVLREKVYASLESYCKQKYPDQQGRFAKLLLRLPALRSIGLKCLEHLFFFKLIGDTPIDTFLMEMLEAPHQLS, encoded by the exons ATGGGAGACAGCCGGG TGTGCCAGAGCCCTGACACCTCCTCTCTCAGCCCCCCCTCAGGCCGCTCGCTCAGCGCCACCCCTCCTCTCCTTTCTGCCCCCTTACATCCTTCCATGATTGGATCTGCGATGACCTCTTCAGTCAATTCTCCCCTGGGGAGCATCGGCTCTCCCTTTCCGGTCATAAACTGTTCCGTGGGGTCACCTGGCATTCCGGGCACCCCGTCTGTTGGGTACGGACCGGTCAGCAGCCCGCAG ATAAATTCCACGGTTAATCTCTCCGGTCTGCATAACGTCAGCTCCTCTGAAGAcgtgaagccccctctgggtATGAGGGGGATGCCAAATCATCCCAATGGTGGAGCAGGTGGTGGAAAGAAGCTGTGTGCTATATGTGGCGACCGCTCTTCAG GGAAGCACTATGGAGTTTACAGCTGTGAGGGATGCAAGGGATTCTTCAAGCGTACGATCCGCAAGGACTTGACCTATACCTGCAGAGACAACAAGGACTGTGTGGTGGATAAAAGGCAGAGGAATCGCTGTCAGTACTGCAGATACCAGAAGTGTCTGGCCACCGGCATGAAGCGAGAAG CTGTGCAGGAAGAGCGCCAGCGTGGGCGGGAACGTGACGGAGAGGCGGAGTTATGCGGCACTGTCAATGAAGATATGCCCGTTGAGAAAATTCTGGAGGCGGAGCTAGCCGTTGAACAGAAGAGTGACCAGAGCCTGGAGGGGGGTGGATCT CCCAGTGATCCAGTCACCAATATCTGCCAAGCAGCGGATAAACAGCTCTTCACGCTGGTCGAATGGGCCAAGCGGATCCCTCACTTCTCAGAACTGCTTCTGGATGATCAGGTTATTCTGCTGAGAGCTG gcTGGAACGAGCTTCTCATAGCCTCCTTTTCGCACCGCTCCATCTCGGTGAAAGACGGCATTTTACTCGCCACCGGTCTGCACGTTCACCGCAACAGTGCGCACAGTGCCGGCGTGGGGGCCATATTCGACAG GGTCCTCACTGAACTTGTGTCTAAGATGAGAGACATGCGCATGGATAAAACTGAACTGGGCTGTCTGCGAGCCATCATTTTGTTCAATCCAG ATGCCAAGGGTTTGTCTAATCCcggggacgtggaggttctacGAGAGAAGGTTTATGCGTCGTTGGAATCTTACTGCAAGCAGAAGTACCCGGACCAGCAGGGAAG GTTTGCGAAGCTGCTACTCCGTCTCCCTGCCTTGCGGTCCATTGGCCTCAAATGCCTCGAGcacctcttcttcttcaaacTCATCGGGGACACTCCAATCGACACTTTTTTGATGGAGATGTTGGAGGCACCTCACCAGCTGTCCTGA